TGGTGATCAGTCGCTTCGAAGAGTTCATGTCGGTAGGCTGTTCCTGGTTGGTGAGGCGAGGCCTACTGTATTTCGTGGTCGTGCAATAATTTCTCAGCAGGCTACGTCCAATCCGGTTTATAGTGCTGCAATTGCGTGAGTAAGCGTGTCATTCTTCGTTCATCGTCATTAAGCCAATAGAGTTGTAAAAGAAGAAATCACAGTtcgcaaaaacaaactccaGAACAGAAAGAATGCATCCTCAATCCAAGAACAAGAGTGACGAAGAAACGGTGTGGAAGAAAACTGACTAATAGAGGGCAGAGAAGCCGAGAGCAAGAAAAAGTAGAACAGAATAAAAAGCGTGCGAGATGTatgttgtgtgcgtgtgtacgtgtgtgcgtCTAAAGCGACGGTCCACTGGCCACACGAAGCGATGCTTCAGATAAACGAATCAAAGAGCCAGCATTGAAGATGACGGTGCAGAGTACAATGAAACGATCGCTTAATCATGCGCACGTCATCGACAACTCTTTTGAAGTTGTGCAGTAAAGTGCATTTCGTatgatcggtcggtcgaacaTCTCCTTTGCACTTTTCTTGTGCATGAAGCAAAGGTTCAGATTTTGTGCTGATCACGTTATATCGAACGGTTATAGTGTCAACAGTTGGCGTGAGAAGGCTTCCGCAGAAGCAATAGACACACTATGTGGTGATTTAGTTCAATGTGAGCAGTTCATGTGCGTTCAAAAATGTCGTTTCCTTCCTTGTGGCTCACTTTTCGTCCTGCTGAGGAACGGAGATAACAATAGTATTTGGTTGGTCGCGCCCAGGCCACCCAGGGTTTTTGTACGCAAACCAATGCCTGGAGCAACCCGCCAAACAACCACCCAACGATCCGCCCTCCGCTCTCCTCCCTTCAAACGCTACGTCGCATACCATGCTTTGCCCATACCACAGACCTGTTTCGAGTTGACTCGAATCGCTGTGCTTGGTGGTGCACCCTTCGGGGCGGCATTAAGGATGGAGCATGGAGCTGCTAATACTAATATTGTAGTGTTGATCATAAATGAGACTCGCCTTTATTTCTACTACTCTtaacacacacactcgcacgctGGTCACTCGCGGCGTTCTCCGCAGAAAATGACTTACACCCACCACCCCATCTGCCTCATGGTGCGTGACTCTCTGCTGAGGTTCGCTCTCGCTGATGCGTTGACTGCAGCCCTTTCATTCTCTCTTCAACTTTCATAACAGTTCACCATCTCCTTCAGCTTCTCTCCTCTTCTGGCCCATGCTGCCCAGTCTATTTTATCTCTCTTGTAGCCGTTTTCTAAGACCGATGTGTTCTCGCTCATTAACGAAGGTGGTGTGCGTACCAGAAATAGTAGCTGAATAATAATAGTAAACCCTTTTTAGTGTCCGCTGGTGTGAGTGCGATGCCAAATCGGTTACGATGGTAGTAGTGAATATGGTCCCAGACTTCTCCCCAGAGTGCAGATCAGGTTTGTGTGGACTACGGTGTGATCGAGAGCGTTTTTGTGCTACGATCAACCGGTTGATCGCTTTTCATCCCTCTATTTGCTCCTTTTTGCGCCCTTTTTTCAAAATGTCAACACCATTCAATATTTGCTGAAAATTTGGCGGTAGCCAAAACTCACTTATGGGGAGCGCGCAGCAACCTCTCGCCTGAAAAGTGCGCAATATCGGGTTTGAAAGAGTTAATAggttttcgcttcgtttggctGCGGCAGTGCTATTTAGGAGAAATTCGCATAGGTCCGTGGCAGTGAAACTTGCAGACTCCACCTACAATAACTTATTCGACAGAGATCAGTCTATCCCATTAACCAAGCATCTCGGTGTATGCTGTCCTGCATGCGTGGAGCAAACGTTAAATCAAGTGCGCCGCACAGTAACATAGCCCGGTACTAACACAACACGGAAAGTGGTATATTGTACATGAGTAGAGCCATCGGGTGAATGATTACCAATTTCCTTTGACATCCCTTGCTCAAAATTCGGATTAACTAAAGTGAAATCATAAACGTCATAATTAATAACCTCTAAACGTAGGGTGACCCAAACAGCCGAAACATTCATGAGCAGTGTCCGTCGATAATTGGTACATTTTCTCCTATATTTTTGCCAATTACAATATATCAAGCTTACTATGAATATCAACCAGTAATGTTGTTGGTGTGGTGGCTGTATGTAAATTATGTCGAAACGTGTTGTGGCTAATAATAAAGTAATCAACGATCGCAAAGAGCATCTtagaaagcgaacgaaaggcgAAGGCGCTTTGGAAAATTAGTATCACGGCCGAACGGTGCCGTCGAGCTAGTAGTTTTTGCTGGTGCTAGTAGTGTCGAGTTCCATACTGACGTCAGTAAAACTAAAACCAGAACGACTCTTCACCAACTGTTATTTCCCCATAAGTGTGCACAGTTTTCGTGATAcagaatttgaatttgagGCTACAAGTACCAAGAACGGCAGGAACGAGACGTCGTTCCTTAGCCAGCAAACCAACCCGCGGAAGCTCTCCCAGGACCGCTAGGGGCCAATGAGCGAGCAAGTGAGCGATAGACACAAAAGTGCCGCAGTGCAAAGGTGACAGACACGCAAAGGCAAAACCGATCGTTGTTCAGTGATCACGTCGCAGAGAACAAACGGCGTACCGTCCCTAGGtgaagaaaggaagaaataaGGTACCGAGGGAGGAAGATAGTGAAAAAACCAAGATGGCGTTTAACGGCAACACAGCTGGAGTCGGGGGGaatgcggcggcggcggcggccgcggcggcagcTGCGGCAGTAGCCGTTGGTGCATCAGCCGCCAGCGAGGATAATGATACGGTGAGCgccacgaagaagaagaacctgATCATTCTCGTCGACAAAGATTCGAACGATAAGCTTAACGAACTGTTCGACAAGACATTAAGCAATAAGCTGCCACTGCAAATCCCGTACCGTATGCGGAATCTTCCGGAGTCCTTCTTCCTGCCACCGTCTTCCGGCTCGAAGTCCCCGTCGGTCTCGCATTCGCGCGAAAACTCGGCTGATTCGGCGTTCGGCTCCGGCACGACCATACTCGGTGGCGTTGGAGGCATGGCGACTGGCCCGAATGGACTTCCGATTCACCACAGCAGAGCGCACAGCAGTCCAGCATCGCTCGGAAAAATCCCGGTTGGTCTGGTTGGCCTGGGTGGTGGAGccgttgcggcggcggcggccgcggctgctgctgctgctgcaaccggaggtggtggtggcagtatTGGAGTCGCCGGTGGAGGCCCAAGTGCTGGTGGTTCTGGAAGCGGGTCCTCGGCAGTAAATGCAAAGGTGGTACAGAGCACCTCTCAGCAGAATGCGGTTGCTTCCAGTGCCAACGATGCTAGTAGCTTGGGTGCCGCCGTGCTGCAGCAAGCCGCCTTGTCGAAAGCGGCCATTCAGCATCTGCACAGTCGCGGTCGTTCTTACGACGTGTCGAACTTACATGTCACCTTCGGAGAGCTTCCCCCCGGCTGGGAACAAGCGAAAACGCAGGATGGGCGGATCTACTATATCAAGTAAGTGTTCCTTGCAAGTGTTATGAGCTACAGAGAGAATCAAAATTTTGGTGGCCGTGATGCAGTATCGATGCGATTGCATCAGTTTCCTCTACTGCAGGTTTTGCGGCTTACAAAACCCCAAAACGATataattgatttgaaaacatAAAGATTGTTTCCTAATCTGGTTTAATGTTTCGTGATTTGGCTATTGTAACTTCATGTGTTCAACTACATTGAGCTTGTCGTAGAGCATTATGGCGGGAAATAAACCGATGGCGGGCTTCAGTGTATGGTTGGCATAAATGATTTTATCATTTACAGCTATCAACTGTTTAATATAGATCTGCAAGTGCCGATTACAACAATTGAACATCAACAATAAGTACATTGGCTTAAGAGGAAAACAAAGTAAACCTGAAGTGTCTTTGGTGCTATTGCGAACCTCTCGGCGTCCCACGCCCTGTCATGCGCTGTTTATTTTGAAGTGAAGAAGATACATTGTAACTATAAAGTTCCATGTTGCTAGTCCATGGGTAAAGTAGCTTTACACTTATgataaaccataaaaatgaaaactttttcatcatcaacataTCAACAATATCAACATAAACAATTTACTTACCCTGTGATATCTAATGAAAATGGAAgggaataaaatcgaaaaaatcgaacaatgTGTAATAGTACAAATCATTcgttaattgaaaacaaagtTCAGCtttttactttgtttgtttttcgctggCATCGGGAAAAATAGGCATCGTTGGACTCTGCCTCTCCATTTCTAAACACATTCCTCCGGCACGCTCCCCACCAACATGGGAAACCCATATTTTGGCCCTTGTTCTGGTGACTTGCACCAAAACAGGCTTTCTTATGCTTCCTTTTTAAgttacaataataatgaaaactaATGAAAAACACGGAACGAATAGAATGAATTTGGCTAGCAGAGCCGACTTTTTCGTTCCGAGTAACTTCCGAGTAACTTCCGAGTTTTGTTCCTTAGGAGTGTTTCCCCCCTTCACATGGGTTTGTCCAGTTGTTCCGTAAACgtatgttgttgtttacatatcaaaaataattaaactgTCCAAGCAAGCAGGAAAGCAGAACCTCCTCTTCGGTACAGTTTGTGAGAACGTTAATAATTTAGGCTTGGCTTTTAGGTAGCTCGTCTATGTTCAATGACAATCGGCACTTTCTCTATCTATCCCGAGTGAAGAGAAAGTAGCGATTCTAGAGTTGCCTCGAGGACCTTTAACGTAAAGAAACTACTAACGAGGCACAGTGCTTGATGCCGTTATAAAGAACGTGCGCTGACGAGTCAGTTGTGTACCAAACCCCCCAGCCAAGAAGAACAAATTCGTCCGCAAAACTTCCCAACAATTCTTAATCGAAGAAAGCAACGTCATTATTTTTACTACAACAGGTCAGGGCACAGGTGGGCAAGTTCTACAGGTGAAGTTCTTCGTGACACCATTGATCAGTGacgcattttattttaatacttCACAGTAACATCAGAAGCGATCGATATTAAGTCGCCTTCGTTTATGTATGAACAGTTTACAGCTTCTCtctcgtttccatttttttgcttcgagCGACTTTCTATACTGCACTATACTATAGCATGAGTCTCTCAAGACGCTCGCACTTACCAAAAAGCAACAGAAGAACAGTCTAGAACACGTCGTTCTCATATGGAAACAACATTAGGACTCAACCAAATGATCACGCCGGAGAAAGcgtcggaacggaagcaataaaaacaaacatcgaaatactgttgaaacaaaacaaatttcaaacgtCGGACGGTGCTATTTTAGAGGTCGGCTCTGAGGACTTTCCGGcttaaatataaaataaatttaaatttaaattctttcacTCGTCTTTCGCCGGCCGACGATACATTCTCGGCGCGCGCACATCTTCTTTGCAGCGCTAGGGACAGCACTAAATGTTGTCGAAACGTCTGCAGAGATCAGCAGAATTTCTTTGCCGCCTGCTTTGGCGCCCGGCTGCACCTTCGACCGAAACCGTTAGTTTTTACGTTGTCTAGAGTATGCCATCTTTGAAAAGGAAcagcttttttattttagtcgTCCTCTTCTGTTAAGTGTGTGTTGTACTCCACGGTTCCTGGAAAGTACTTTAAAGAGGCAAGCATATGTTTCCAATCCCATTATGTTCCCAATACGATAGAACTGCCAATCTGCGCAATCAATGACTATCTGAAGAGAAGTTGTGCTGTTTAAGTGATGGTCGTTGTCTTCAAAATAACTTCTTCATTAGCCTATGATTGAAGACCGCGGCTTAGTTTGTTCCTGAAATGTACAGAAATGTAGTGATAAAATACATAGGAAGTGCAATAGTATTTCTAGCCATTCACATTCCTTTGCTAATGCTAATGAGTCagcaacgagagagagagcacatgTAAAAGTTCTTTATGATGATAAAcgagaggaagaaagaaactcCTTCGGATTGCCAACACGTGTCCAACGCGCAACAATGGCCCTTGACGGAGTGATCAAGCAAGAATAACGATTTGCTTGAGCGCGCTACGATCACACTGAGCCTCGTATCTGCGTTTTACATGAATCAAAGTGAGAAACTGCTGCAAAGAAGGTATCATACAATTAAAATGTGATACATGttcttatttcgttttttattgttgtacaTTTTAGCTGAGTGTTTTATGAATGATTTTGATGATGAGGTACGATTATGCACAATTCCTAATTGTGATGCCTTGTGCTGGGCAAATGATTTGAGACTGCAATTAGAGGTTCCGATTCAGGTGCTCCTttcatgattttgttttttagttttggTGTTCTCTTACTACCTCGAAGGAATCAAATAAGCCCTTTTATGTCGCTATGATTGGTAATTCCGCCACCTCCTCTTCAGCGTCACGTTGTCCGCAACATGACAGATATAGTAAGTAACCGATGCCGGTGTTGGTCATATTTGTCTTTTCTGTTACAAGTGACAGGCATATCATAGGCTTCTCTGGTCAGTCTCTCACCTCTTCCAAAAGCTTGCAGCAACATCTGTAATGGGTGTCCGAGCTGATCAAAAACCAACTCCCACAACCGTTGTAGTTGAACGCCGAGAGTGCCACAGATGTGTGGCGAACGACGCGACGCAGTGGGCAACCGATAAACCGTCCGAAACGCTACCTTTGCTATCGTCAATCTTGCAAGAATATCTCTGTCTTGGAGGTACCAAATGGAGAATCGGCAGAGTTATGGTCAGCACCAGTTTCGATCAACACCAGTGAACACGACGTACACTACAACCCACATTGCATGCTGCTGACACAACTTGCAGCAGTAGAGAGTGCTGTAGTGGGTctgtaaaattaaatcacaagCCCTCCATCGATGGCTGGCTAAAAGTACTTCGATCTAAACCAATACTGCTAGGTCCAGCCGTGAACCACAAAGATAATGGTACCTACTATTACACTGTTTATTATTGGATTTCATCACCTTCATTATAGTAACTTCACTTTCAACTCGTACTCTTCAGTAATCGTACAACTCGAAACAGGCGAAACGGATAATGAGTCTTGGGGGATTTACCGTACCGAACGTACGAATACGAAAAAGTCACAACTTCGAGTACGAGTACTTGTCTGGTCCTACCACACAAAGTCTAACATATCTCCAAACGAACGTCGCcatatttttcctttttatgaAGGCGCGCATGTCATCTGGTGTCACGTTTGTTTCGCTAACTCGATCTGTACAATATTTACGGTACAAATACCAACATTTCAAATAACTGCAAACTGTTTATTGTAACATTTTACATGCTTTGGATTTAAATTTTAGGTTCCTTGAAGTTAATTTTAATACAAGGTTGATTTAAGTTGAAAGTTGATGATGGTTTGGTTGAGGTTTATTGTGAGCCCGAAAAGACAAAAACTACCAAATATTACACTAAAGAAGATCAAAGCGTTTTTTTCGTCAGTTTGttccaaacaaaacgaaactatTACACTAGGCGTAAATGGAATAATAGTTTACCAAATGGTTCGGAGTGGAGACCTGCTGGCATAAGCTTTTGAGAGCATCCGTAAACATTTCTTGTGTTGTCGTATCACTCACAAATTTGATCAAAAAATGGAGTATGGAGTACTTAATTTTGAAACAGTAGCAGTAGTCGGTGACACTTCCTTCGAAGGATCGCCTTCGAATCGCCAAAGGATCGTCGCAAATGGTCGACGGAAATGGTCGACGAACACCAGGATGCTCGTCCCAGCACCCAATTGCACGCCAGTGCCTCGTTCGCATGGTTGCGATTTATGGTTACTTTCATGACAAGAGCAACCATCCGTATCAGCGTCCGAAAACAGTATCAGTTAAGTTAAGACCGACGGTCGAGACGATACCTTTGGTACCTGCTATGGATCCTGTTTTCACCCACCGCCCAAAGATTACCAAGAGTGTTGTTGAACGTGGTTTGGCAACGGAATTTGGTCGCTCTTGAAATATGAACGGCCATCTCAATCACACAGACCTTTGAGCGGAGTAAAGCATTTTTTGCATACGACTCGAACGGGTCTCGATCGAGCCACGAGAGATCTCGAATTGTATGGTTGACATACAATTTGTTGTAGTTGACATATGTTGACAtacaattgttgttttttttctactgGTGAGCCAACTTCGCAATCACTGTACGCCTCCAATGCACTAAAGCAGACTACCGAAAGCAACAAGTTTGCTGGTAAGAAAAGACCGCAATTTCAAGGATTGATTGTGGCCATATTGAACGTTTTCCCATTGCACGCATTTCCCGCTCCCAACGTGAAAAACGATGCTTTCCGGTGGACTACAACAATCCTCCGAAGGATCCTTTTTACGGGAACTATGCTATGTGAAATTTTTTGGCGCGCCCGCTTTTGCCGTTCCTCGTTTGAACGCAATCGCCTGACTTACGAACGGCGTGGCGGATGCGCGCGATGGTTTTTCGGAAAATTAGATTTCTATTTCTGACAcgcgaacggtggtggccacgatcgCGCCACCGTGTGACATCTTTCCCAAGAGCTTCCCAACATCTTATCGCCTCGAGGAGGGTTCATTAGTCAAACTGGCATGGTTAACTATCGTCGTAGCGCCGCCAGCCGAACAACGTATGGTATATTGCGCGTACCGTCGCGCAATATCTGTCTATTGCTTTGACTGTCTTCAACGCGGCTTTTTTTGTCATTAGTCTAGGAAGgaagtttatttttccttttgccaaCTTACCGCTGCATCTATAAAATCAAGCTTATAACAACGCCACGCTGCAGCGCCACTATCtgtttttattgttacaaTTTTGCATGGTAAAAGGTATGTCAGACTGCTTTTGGAATAATCCCCTTACGGAGGCTTCTATGATAGGTTTAGAGCATCAGATCCATTAGTCCACCGCAAACCCTCCACCGATCTCCGCAAACGCAGATCCACCGCAAACGCATGGACGGCCATTAGAAACGGGGCACTTTTGTCGCCATAATTTCTTGGCGAACTTCCGACCGACCAataacgatgacgatgatgatgatgatgttaacAATGGTACCGATGGCGCCAGCAAAAGTCTATTGCTGGTCGACTCCggttgtgtttcattttactaTTTACGATTTGTTACTCAACTGGCGTTAACTGACGTGTCCCACAACGACTCTGTGAGTACGAGTTTCGAGGCCTTGCCTGATTTATGCAATCTATATGATTCTACATTGCAGCACGTGCATTTA
The nucleotide sequence above comes from Anopheles bellator chromosome 1, idAnoBellAS_SP24_06.2, whole genome shotgun sequence. Encoded proteins:
- the LOC131205580 gene encoding transcriptional coactivator yorkie; translated protein: MAFNGNTAGVGGNAAAAAAAAAAAAVAVGASAASEDNDTVSATKKKNLIILVDKDSNDKLNELFDKTLSNKLPLQIPYRMRNLPESFFLPPSSGSKSPSVSHSRENSADSAFGSGTTILGGVGGMATGPNGLPIHHSRAHSSPASLGKIPVGLVGLGGGAVAAAAAAAAAAAATGGGGGSIGVAGGGPSAGGSGSGSSAVNAKVVQSTSQQNAVASSANDASSLGAAVLQQAALSKAAIQHLHSRGRSYDVSNLHVTFGELPPGWEQAKTQDGRIYYINHNTRTTTWEDPRITAMQESLFQQQSSVETLFNTGSQTLLSPTISSPTPTNNVVFPDTIQMANESLPPSNVPPASMLTGGSNVDLGPLPEGWEEGITEKGERYYMNHVTRSTTWRDPRLSNQDWAVQEQTVRLYNLQLERERLRKRQQEIKSHMGDDPFLSGIADHTRQESGDSGLSESSMTQSMPHTPDFLSSIDDSMDGLSMTDNTMDTIAFGDNLETPDEFMLDDPLLLEKIDAVTNLSLIDPTSSKPENTLYDII